A single region of the Flavobacteriales bacterium genome encodes:
- a CDS encoding aryl-sulfate sulfotransferase, whose protein sequence is MKTYVKTLLLVGLVSSLNALTSNSSFAQQTVGLFKNDSTTFDGYTLLFPFPSKNTYLLNNCGHEVKKWVSNYTPGAVCYLKPNGNLLRTAHVMHDEFDHAGGNGGRIEEFDWDGNLVWFANLSDDSFSQHHDIELMPNGHLLVLLWRMVSNEDAVNAGRDPQHVDPEQPIWTESIWEIVPLKDSGYQIVWRWDAMNHLVQDYDDAKANFGIISQYPERLNFNSNYVTDNKDWLHFNSIDYNADLDQIMISCHAFSEIYIIDHSTTDQQSGGHFGGQQNKGGDILYRYGNPAVYGRGTSADQVSFKQHDAQWIPKGYPNAGKILFFNNGGTRAYSSVELFTPSLDINGKYAIDGTKPFGPPNSEWEYTANPIKKDFYSVNMSSVQPLSNGHFLICESTKGHFFEIDQNKNILWSYVNPITATGPITQGTKPLGNACFRAYKYATNSSAFSGKTIKEGDRLELSPLPILCDDTTHVVDTTHHGGIARISFGSLKLFPNPAINNVTVQSSSIITTVKIIDARGVEVATIKPNQKHFEIDLTSFSLGLYHVYFENIEQQITRTGLSKL, encoded by the coding sequence TTGAAAACGTATGTAAAAACTTTACTTTTAGTTGGCCTTGTTTCTTCTCTAAATGCTCTAACCAGCAACTCTTCTTTTGCCCAACAAACCGTTGGTTTGTTCAAAAACGATAGCACCACGTTTGATGGTTACACGCTTTTGTTTCCATTTCCTTCAAAAAACACTTATTTGCTCAACAACTGTGGGCATGAAGTAAAAAAGTGGGTAAGCAACTACACTCCCGGTGCGGTGTGTTATTTAAAACCCAACGGCAACTTGCTGAGAACGGCTCATGTAATGCACGATGAGTTTGACCATGCCGGTGGCAACGGTGGGCGAATTGAAGAATTTGATTGGGATGGCAATCTTGTGTGGTTTGCCAATTTGTCTGACGATTCTTTTAGCCAACACCACGACATTGAACTTATGCCAAATGGACATTTATTGGTTTTGCTATGGAGAATGGTATCAAACGAAGATGCTGTTAACGCCGGCAGAGACCCTCAACATGTTGACCCCGAACAACCTATCTGGACTGAAAGTATTTGGGAAATTGTCCCCTTAAAAGATAGCGGCTATCAAATTGTTTGGCGTTGGGACGCAATGAACCATTTGGTGCAAGATTATGACGACGCAAAAGCCAATTTTGGCATCATTTCGCAGTATCCTGAACGGCTAAATTTTAACTCTAATTACGTTACCGACAACAAAGATTGGCTTCATTTTAATTCTATTGATTACAATGCCGATTTAGATCAAATAATGATTAGCTGCCATGCCTTTAGCGAAATTTATATTATAGACCACAGCACCACCGACCAACAGAGCGGCGGTCATTTTGGTGGACAACAAAATAAAGGAGGCGATATACTATACAGATACGGAAACCCCGCTGTTTATGGCAGAGGCACATCAGCAGACCAAGTAAGTTTTAAGCAACATGATGCACAATGGATTCCAAAAGGTTATCCCAATGCCGGTAAAATTCTGTTTTTTAACAATGGTGGGACACGGGCATACTCTTCCGTAGAACTGTTTACTCCATCACTTGATATTAACGGCAAATATGCCATTGACGGCACGAAGCCTTTTGGTCCGCCTAATTCGGAGTGGGAATATACCGCCAACCCTATAAAAAAGGACTTTTACAGTGTAAACATGAGCAGTGTTCAACCGTTGTCTAATGGTCACTTCTTGATTTGTGAAAGCACAAAAGGTCACTTTTTTGAAATAGACCAAAATAAAAATATCCTCTGGAGTTATGTAAACCCAATCACGGCTACAGGGCCAATAACTCAAGGAACAAAACCCTTAGGAAACGCTTGTTTTAGAGCATACAAATATGCCACAAACAGCTCAGCCTTTAGCGGCAAAACAATCAAAGAAGGCGATAGACTAGAGCTTAGCCCGTTGCCTATATTGTGTGATGACACCACACACGTTGTGGACACAACACACCATGGCGGAATTGCCCGTATTTCATTTGGCAGTCTAAAATTATTTCCTAACCCTGCCATCAATAATGTAACGGTGCAATCATCAAGTATTATAACAACGGTAAAAATCATTGATGCAAGAGGTGTTGAGGTTGCTACCATAAAACCAAATCAAAAACACTTTGAAATTGATTTAACCTCTTTTTCATTGGGATTGTATCACGTTTATTTCGAAAATATTGAACAGC